A section of the Polyangium spumosum genome encodes:
- a CDS encoding tetratricopeptide repeat protein, whose protein sequence is MLSIRASIPLAALVSLVACKDGGGTSPPAPTAAAPAPTAAATASAAPTGSAPAAALPRPKRPKTREAPSPEKMRAYRKALTEGRILAGKLQWPEAIKEFEKALVVVPGDAPALTELCWAAFKAGELERAKKSCEEALRRTTSPKIQGMAHYNLGRVAEERKDPKTALDHYRKSVALRPNETVEKRLAELAKKEKAPAPPAQEPLPCQTPAVKIADVCTCLTKPEPGEVVMGGRSCEPVKEPKLPRPELTLLEAQTGTFRTDWILVAKGEKGFSPIGRIGSTHNPGAFGIYEELSIPTVTEKTAGKTPVLWIEARHDRHDSDMGIDEYEEETVRTVTLCVPPQGKVTEWKCPLTVPVERSYVRDRMQLEGFTPDAETRKLMTKGLPLKEGWSLEVKLEDGKAEVSVAGGKPPAAVARLVGSHAL, encoded by the coding sequence ATGCTCTCGATACGCGCCTCGATTCCCCTCGCCGCCCTCGTCTCGCTCGTGGCTTGCAAGGACGGAGGCGGGACCTCGCCGCCCGCGCCCACGGCCGCTGCCCCGGCCCCCACGGCGGCGGCGACGGCCTCCGCGGCGCCCACCGGCTCGGCCCCCGCGGCGGCGCTGCCCCGGCCGAAGCGCCCGAAGACCCGCGAGGCGCCGAGCCCCGAGAAGATGCGCGCGTACCGCAAAGCCCTCACGGAGGGGCGCATCCTCGCGGGGAAGTTGCAATGGCCCGAGGCGATCAAGGAGTTCGAAAAGGCGCTCGTGGTCGTGCCGGGGGACGCGCCCGCGCTGACGGAGCTCTGCTGGGCCGCGTTCAAGGCCGGGGAGCTCGAGCGGGCGAAGAAGTCGTGCGAGGAGGCCCTTCGTCGCACGACGAGCCCCAAGATCCAGGGAATGGCGCATTACAACCTCGGCCGCGTCGCGGAGGAGCGCAAGGATCCGAAGACCGCGCTCGACCATTATCGAAAATCCGTCGCGCTCCGGCCGAACGAGACGGTGGAGAAGCGGCTCGCGGAGCTCGCGAAAAAAGAGAAGGCGCCCGCGCCCCCGGCGCAGGAGCCCCTGCCCTGCCAGACGCCGGCGGTGAAGATCGCCGACGTCTGCACGTGCCTCACGAAGCCCGAGCCGGGCGAGGTGGTCATGGGGGGGCGGTCGTGCGAGCCGGTGAAGGAGCCGAAGTTGCCCCGACCGGAGCTCACCCTGCTCGAGGCGCAAACGGGGACATTTCGGACGGACTGGATCCTCGTCGCGAAGGGCGAGAAGGGCTTCTCGCCGATCGGGCGGATCGGATCGACGCACAACCCGGGGGCATTTGGCATTTACGAGGAGCTCTCGATCCCGACGGTGACCGAAAAGACGGCCGGGAAGACGCCGGTGCTCTGGATCGAGGCGCGGCACGATCGGCACGACTCGGACATGGGGATCGACGAATACGAGGAGGAGACGGTCCGGACCGTGACGCTCTGCGTGCCGCCGCAAGGCAAGGTGACGGAGTGGAAATGCCCGCTCACGGTGCCCGTCGAGCGCTCGTACGTGCGGGATCGCATGCAGCTCGAGGGGTTCACCCCCGACGCCGAGACACGCAAGCTCATGACGAAGGGGTTGCCCCTCAAGGAGGGCTGGTCGCTCGAGGTGAAGCTCGAGGACGGCAAGGCGGAGGTGAGCGTGGCCGGGGGCAAGCCGCCTGCCGCGGTGGCGAGGCTGGTCGGATCACACGCGTTGTAG
- a CDS encoding helix-turn-helix domain-containing protein codes for MNHTGTLLANHGSAFVAHRTLPCAKAPSRPATHEYAALALYVGGSAVVEQRGRHTLGPGDVLVVPAGEPHRMHGAKDVEFWGLGLCATCLPSRALGPLLAPFERVRGGASAVVHVPGDRQDHLVGLFRELARESSAPPGPAAELVVQSLVALILAEIVRAQPFQAAGSSPPSLVAEALDYIERHCMEPISLADVAAAVRRSPAHVTTALRRATGKTAGAWIAAGRVAEAERLLVSSDERIDIIAERVGYADPTHFIRMFRRARGMTPAAFRAAHRRVTSGAPTPGAPPG; via the coding sequence ATGAACCACACGGGCACGTTGCTCGCCAACCACGGCTCCGCCTTCGTCGCCCACCGGACCTTGCCCTGCGCCAAAGCCCCGTCGCGGCCCGCCACCCACGAGTACGCCGCGCTCGCGCTCTACGTGGGCGGCTCGGCCGTCGTCGAGCAACGCGGGCGCCACACCCTCGGCCCGGGGGACGTGCTCGTCGTGCCCGCGGGCGAGCCCCATCGCATGCACGGCGCCAAGGACGTGGAGTTCTGGGGCCTCGGCCTCTGCGCGACGTGCCTCCCGTCCCGCGCGCTCGGGCCGCTGCTCGCGCCCTTCGAACGCGTGCGGGGCGGCGCGTCCGCCGTCGTCCACGTGCCCGGCGACCGGCAAGACCACCTCGTTGGCCTCTTCCGCGAGCTCGCGCGCGAGTCGAGCGCCCCCCCGGGCCCCGCGGCCGAGCTCGTCGTCCAGAGCCTCGTCGCGCTCATCCTGGCCGAGATCGTCCGCGCCCAGCCTTTCCAGGCGGCGGGGTCGAGCCCGCCGTCGCTCGTCGCGGAGGCGCTCGATTACATCGAGCGGCATTGCATGGAGCCCATCTCGCTCGCCGACGTCGCCGCCGCCGTGCGGCGCTCGCCCGCGCACGTGACGACGGCGCTGCGGCGCGCGACGGGGAAGACGGCGGGGGCGTGGATCGCGGCGGGGCGCGTGGCGGAGGCGGAGCGGCTGCTCGTCTCCTCGGACGAGCGGATCGACATCATCGCCGAGCGGGTCGGTTATGCGGACCCGACCCATTTCATCCGCATGTTTCGGCGCGCGCGTGGCATGACGCCGGCGGCGTTCCGCGCGGCGCACCGCCGCGTCACCTCGGGCGCGCCGACGCCTGGAGCGCCCCCCGGGTGA
- a CDS encoding DUF3025 domain-containing protein, producing MSAWDPRFFRKSPLYWPIQRVAACFEGALEWPTVEAVDEALSGAAGVHFRQQPPKPRRGRGRRREPVDPSSLYDARIHVEGWVPTRPSSWHDFLNALVWATFPASKRALHARQHRAMAARLGDTSKTLPDRRTREQDGLALLDEGSLLLLVDAGRASKIATALEARDVSVVRNEITGGGAVALVFGHALYESLLPEPRLSIWGMVALLPCPGPLPLDDLSRIRLADTRLAEAITTPESFSRPETFRSLPLEEGVLCASG from the coding sequence GTGAGCGCCTGGGATCCGCGGTTCTTCCGGAAGAGCCCTCTCTACTGGCCGATTCAGCGCGTCGCCGCGTGTTTCGAGGGCGCCCTCGAATGGCCGACCGTCGAGGCCGTCGACGAGGCGCTCTCCGGGGCCGCGGGTGTCCATTTTCGCCAGCAGCCGCCGAAGCCGCGTCGTGGTCGTGGGCGGCGCCGCGAGCCGGTCGACCCTTCGTCGCTCTACGATGCTCGCATCCACGTCGAGGGCTGGGTGCCGACGCGCCCCTCGAGCTGGCACGACTTCCTGAACGCGCTCGTCTGGGCCACGTTCCCCGCGAGCAAGCGCGCCCTGCACGCCCGGCAGCACCGGGCCATGGCCGCGCGGCTCGGCGATACGTCGAAGACGCTCCCCGACCGGCGCACGCGTGAGCAGGACGGGCTCGCGCTGCTCGACGAAGGCAGCTTGCTCCTGCTCGTCGACGCGGGCCGGGCTTCGAAGATCGCGACGGCGCTCGAGGCGCGGGACGTGTCCGTCGTGCGGAACGAGATCACTGGCGGCGGCGCCGTCGCCCTTGTTTTCGGCCACGCGCTTTACGAGAGCCTCCTGCCGGAGCCGCGTCTGTCGATATGGGGGATGGTGGCCCTGCTCCCGTGCCCCGGGCCTTTGCCGCTCGATGACCTTTCGCGTATTCGGCTCGCGGATACGCGGCTCGCCGAGGCCATCACGACGCCGGAGAGCTTCTCGCGGCCCGAGACCTTCCGGAGCTTGCCGCTCGAGGAGGGGGTGCTCTGCGCGTCGGGGTGA
- a CDS encoding nuclear transport factor 2 family protein: MTPAQGGHPWGGHPGGGPPGLQRLLDEAEIEKLTYCYAQATDTIGRGDVEGGRSLYEQCFTPNAVLEVYFPDNPPNGPPGLTSGPSAWADVANDVFVTAGYLSTQHLNSNVVINVQGNTATMSTYLSATHVLDPAGAVDMAVGTYDDIVVRTPQGWKIAKRTLRLLTFMRVESP; encoded by the coding sequence GTGACGCCTGCGCAGGGTGGCCATCCCTGGGGCGGACATCCGGGCGGCGGGCCTCCGGGGCTCCAGCGCCTCCTCGACGAGGCGGAGATCGAGAAGCTGACCTACTGTTATGCCCAAGCCACGGACACCATCGGGCGTGGCGACGTGGAGGGAGGCCGGAGCCTTTACGAGCAGTGTTTCACGCCGAACGCCGTGCTCGAGGTTTATTTCCCCGACAATCCCCCCAATGGCCCCCCCGGCCTGACCTCCGGCCCCTCCGCGTGGGCCGACGTCGCGAACGACGTGTTCGTCACGGCCGGCTATCTCTCGACGCAACACCTGAACAGTAACGTCGTGATCAACGTGCAGGGGAACACGGCGACGATGTCGACCTACCTCAGCGCGACCCACGTCCTCGACCCCGCCGGCGCCGTCGACATGGCCGTCGGGACCTACGACGACATCGTCGTCCGCACGCCCCAGGGCTGGAAGATCGCCAAGCGGACCTTGCGGCTCCTCACGTTCATGCGGGTCGAGTCGCCGTGA
- a CDS encoding HmuY family protein, with protein sequence MRSFLVLPLLGSLLALFPACSSDPATTGPGGSGGSGGSGGSGGAGGGGGMMAVCTDPAAVPCEDQVIQGMNFQGEAAPGLITEEADGAGFSVHVDATAGGFGAPMPHSYVYGRFTENGLEKVEISDEDSIGSMDWDIAFRRSTIRINSGNSGPSCVAATRMQDGTKYEDVNAAPDNLPYRTDEYFSEACEMIPDGSGLPGSPAVAVHFWTYSGCVKMNGNVFVVRLADGRHLKLIVDSYYEPAVQEQCNTTDSIPMMGTGSGNVRFRWAFLP encoded by the coding sequence ATGCGTTCCTTTCTCGTCCTTCCCCTCCTGGGCTCACTCCTCGCGCTCTTCCCTGCGTGTTCGTCGGATCCGGCGACCACCGGCCCTGGCGGCTCCGGCGGCTCCGGCGGCTCCGGAGGCTCCGGCGGCGCGGGTGGCGGCGGCGGCATGATGGCCGTTTGCACCGACCCGGCCGCGGTCCCTTGTGAGGATCAGGTCATCCAGGGCATGAACTTCCAGGGCGAGGCGGCCCCCGGCCTCATCACGGAGGAGGCCGACGGCGCGGGCTTCAGCGTCCACGTCGACGCGACCGCGGGTGGCTTCGGCGCGCCCATGCCCCATTCGTACGTTTATGGTCGGTTCACCGAGAACGGGCTCGAGAAGGTCGAGATCTCCGACGAGGACTCGATTGGCTCGATGGACTGGGACATCGCCTTCCGTCGCTCCACCATCCGCATCAACAGCGGCAACTCCGGCCCCTCCTGCGTCGCCGCGACGCGGATGCAGGACGGCACGAAGTACGAGGACGTGAATGCCGCGCCCGACAACCTCCCGTACCGCACCGACGAGTATTTCTCCGAGGCCTGCGAGATGATCCCGGACGGCTCGGGCCTGCCGGGCTCGCCCGCGGTCGCGGTGCATTTCTGGACGTATAGCGGGTGCGTGAAGATGAACGGCAACGTCTTCGTCGTCCGCCTCGCCGACGGGCGCCATTTGAAGCTCATCGTCGACTCGTATTACGAGCCCGCGGTCCAGGAGCAATGCAACACGACCGACTCGATCCCGATGATGGGCACGGGTTCGGGGAACGTCCGCTTCCGCTGGGCCTTCCTGCCGTGA
- a CDS encoding STAS domain-containing protein: protein MSSAHDEHSIPYDLFFQTSRDLLCVLRGDGRMIRTNDAFRSVLGYPESILVGEPLLKLLHPEDAGPVRAFLASNEGGDANVSVRARFLHRDLSHRSLVFVLRRVAGDTKLYGSGIEIHTQEPVPDWERRRNLFHKMGATAKVGGWDVDLETGEQYWTEETYRIHELPLSHDPKVDTGIASYAPEDQATIAAAFGAAASEGKPYDLELQLITATGRRVWVRTAGVPVMENGKVVRVMGAFQDIDEFKRRELDLEEKLAIIEAQRSEIQALSVPIIQVWDDVLALPVVGEVDEARAADITSRLLDAVVATGARFAILDLTGVESVDAGTAERLSGILRAIRLLGAEGIVTGIRPAVAQMFATLEAGFAGARTLSNLREAIKVCMRRVTRGALQASARPR from the coding sequence ATGTCCTCCGCTCACGACGAGCACAGCATTCCCTACGATCTCTTCTTCCAGACGTCCCGCGATCTGCTCTGTGTGCTCCGCGGCGACGGGCGTATGATCCGCACGAACGACGCATTCCGGAGCGTGCTCGGGTATCCCGAGTCGATCCTCGTGGGCGAGCCCTTGCTCAAGCTCTTGCACCCCGAGGACGCGGGGCCGGTGCGCGCCTTTCTGGCATCAAACGAGGGGGGAGACGCGAACGTCTCGGTCCGCGCCAGGTTCTTGCACCGGGACCTGAGCCACCGGAGCCTCGTCTTCGTGCTCCGCCGCGTGGCCGGAGATACGAAGCTCTACGGCTCCGGGATCGAGATCCACACGCAGGAGCCCGTCCCCGACTGGGAGCGGCGGCGGAACCTGTTCCACAAGATGGGCGCCACCGCCAAGGTAGGGGGCTGGGACGTCGATCTGGAGACGGGAGAGCAATACTGGACCGAGGAGACGTACCGGATCCACGAGCTCCCGCTCAGCCACGATCCGAAGGTCGACACGGGGATCGCGTCCTACGCGCCGGAGGACCAGGCGACGATCGCGGCGGCCTTCGGCGCCGCCGCCAGCGAGGGCAAGCCGTACGACCTCGAGCTCCAGCTCATCACCGCGACAGGCCGTCGGGTCTGGGTGCGCACCGCGGGCGTGCCGGTGATGGAGAACGGGAAGGTGGTCCGGGTCATGGGCGCCTTCCAGGACATCGACGAATTCAAGCGCCGCGAGCTCGATCTGGAAGAGAAGCTCGCGATCATCGAGGCGCAGCGGTCGGAGATTCAAGCGCTCTCCGTGCCGATCATCCAGGTATGGGACGACGTGCTCGCGCTGCCCGTGGTCGGCGAGGTGGACGAGGCGCGCGCGGCGGACATCACGTCGCGGCTGCTCGACGCCGTCGTCGCGACCGGGGCGCGGTTCGCGATCCTGGACCTGACCGGGGTCGAGTCCGTGGACGCGGGCACGGCGGAGCGGCTGTCGGGTATCCTCCGGGCCATCCGGCTCCTCGGCGCAGAGGGCATCGTCACGGGGATCCGGCCAGCCGTGGCGCAGATGTTCGCGACCCTCGAAGCGGGCTTCGCAGGGGCGAGGACACTCAGCAACCTGCGTGAGGCAATCAAGGTCTGCATGCGGCGCGTCACCCGGGGGGCGCTCCAGGCGTCGGCGCGCCCGAGGTGA
- a CDS encoding MXAN_6640 family putative metalloprotease — MRAARLLAMAALSGLAACGPEGALPGAFEWDGPSLAPLDRPDTPGNGLQFNFEPGDVVEAFSSPGGKFLVHFTRSGPNAVPAEDAEGSGTPDFVEQVASVYDEVLAHYEGLGFRPPRSDEGLPDNGGDGRFDVYLVDFAGIGDGVYQTDTCGPDKPEQCTGYMVQENDYKGYGYPSTLVANRILGSHEFFHAVQAAYDNGQGSVFNEGTAVWATESYDAALPDFEAFIDGYLDNTDRSLDLPLPGPVDPFSYGSAIFFQFLEERYGDGTVRALVERTEDGAEGVADPGWFDVLDPTLAAAAGASFPEAFVEFATWNLFTAQSADAARGYTNGAKYAPVKLEGVAAPYTDVLRVFYASTQYYRVGTGGRGQMTAALVTPEETAAEVEDLELLVTTRTGTTIGPVTRASDVSAVDAIDTSSADELVVAVVNTSQSGNSRKPTLCIGSPEEVDACKAAVQEAGSGSGGGGGSGGGSGGSGGSGGGSSEPGGCGCSHAPAPAGPGLLVCAALVFFGQRRARRRKTRPASNTP, encoded by the coding sequence GTGAGGGCGGCTCGCCTCCTCGCCATGGCCGCGCTCTCCGGTCTCGCCGCGTGCGGGCCGGAGGGCGCTCTGCCCGGGGCATTCGAATGGGACGGGCCGTCCCTCGCGCCGCTCGACCGGCCGGATACGCCGGGCAACGGGCTGCAGTTCAACTTCGAGCCGGGCGACGTGGTGGAGGCGTTTTCTTCACCCGGCGGGAAGTTCCTCGTGCATTTCACGCGCTCCGGCCCGAACGCCGTGCCGGCGGAGGACGCCGAGGGCTCGGGCACGCCCGATTTCGTGGAGCAGGTGGCGTCGGTCTACGACGAGGTCCTCGCCCATTACGAGGGGCTCGGGTTCCGGCCGCCGCGCAGCGACGAGGGGCTGCCGGACAACGGGGGCGACGGACGGTTCGACGTTTACCTCGTCGACTTCGCGGGGATCGGCGACGGCGTCTACCAGACCGACACCTGCGGGCCCGACAAGCCGGAGCAATGCACCGGCTACATGGTCCAGGAGAACGATTACAAGGGCTACGGCTACCCGTCCACGCTCGTGGCGAACCGCATCCTCGGCAGCCACGAGTTTTTTCATGCCGTCCAGGCCGCCTACGACAACGGCCAGGGGAGCGTCTTCAACGAGGGGACGGCGGTCTGGGCGACGGAGAGTTACGACGCGGCGCTGCCCGATTTCGAGGCCTTCATCGACGGCTACCTCGACAACACGGACCGCTCGCTCGACCTGCCCCTGCCCGGCCCCGTGGATCCCTTCAGCTACGGCAGCGCGATCTTCTTCCAGTTCCTGGAGGAGCGATACGGCGACGGCACGGTCCGCGCCCTCGTCGAGAGGACCGAGGACGGCGCGGAGGGCGTGGCCGATCCGGGCTGGTTCGACGTGCTGGATCCGACGCTCGCCGCGGCGGCGGGCGCCTCGTTCCCGGAGGCGTTCGTGGAGTTCGCCACGTGGAACCTGTTCACGGCCCAGAGCGCCGACGCGGCGCGCGGATACACGAACGGCGCGAAGTATGCGCCCGTGAAGCTGGAGGGCGTCGCAGCGCCGTATACGGACGTGCTGCGGGTGTTTTACGCGTCGACACAATATTATCGGGTCGGGACGGGCGGGCGTGGACAGATGACGGCGGCGCTCGTCACGCCGGAGGAGACCGCGGCGGAGGTCGAGGATCTCGAGCTGCTCGTCACGACCCGGACGGGGACGACGATCGGGCCGGTGACACGGGCGAGCGACGTGAGCGCCGTCGATGCCATCGATACCTCGAGCGCCGATGAGCTCGTGGTCGCCGTGGTGAATACGTCGCAATCGGGCAACTCCCGCAAGCCCACCCTTTGCATCGGGAGCCCCGAGGAGGTCGACGCCTGCAAGGCCGCCGTGCAAGAGGCCGGAAGCGGGAGCGGCGGCGGCGGCGGCAGCGGCGGCGGAAGCGGCGGAAGCGGCGGAAGCGGCGGCGGAAGCAGCGAGCCCGGCGGCTGCGGCTGCAGCCACGCGCCTGCCCCGGCGGGCCCCGGCCTCCTGGTATGCGCGGCCCTCGTGTTCTTCGGTCAACGTCGGGCGCGGCGCCGCAAGACGAGGCCGGCGAGCAATACCCCGTAA
- a CDS encoding class I SAM-dependent methyltransferase, with protein MRSLPIPLVLPLVALLAACGGSQPPAETAQAEETPKAAETVTPPSTAEKPAADTNVPEALAAVVAAPDRAEADRALDAGRKPAELLAFLDIRPGMKVAEIAAGGGYTAELLARAVGETGKVYGSNSKFILERFAEKPWAERLQKPVMKNVVRVDREFDDPLPPEAKDLDAVVMVLFYHDTVWMKTDRDKMNKNIFNALRSGGVYGIVDHSAKAGAGTSEAQTTHRIEEKVLREEVERAGFKLAGEASFLRNEKDTRDWNASPMKAGEMRGTSDRFVLKFVKP; from the coding sequence ATGCGTAGCCTCCCCATCCCCCTGGTCCTGCCCCTCGTCGCCCTGCTCGCCGCCTGCGGCGGCTCCCAGCCACCCGCGGAGACGGCCCAGGCCGAAGAGACGCCCAAAGCAGCCGAGACGGTCACGCCCCCGAGCACGGCCGAGAAGCCGGCCGCGGACACGAACGTGCCCGAGGCCCTCGCCGCCGTCGTCGCCGCGCCCGATCGGGCCGAGGCGGATCGCGCCCTCGACGCAGGCCGCAAGCCGGCCGAGCTGCTCGCGTTCCTCGACATCCGCCCGGGGATGAAGGTCGCGGAGATCGCCGCCGGCGGCGGATACACGGCCGAGCTCCTGGCGCGGGCGGTCGGGGAGACCGGCAAGGTGTACGGCAGCAATTCGAAGTTCATCCTGGAGCGGTTCGCCGAAAAACCCTGGGCCGAGCGGCTGCAAAAGCCCGTCATGAAGAACGTGGTCCGCGTGGACCGCGAGTTCGACGATCCGCTGCCGCCCGAGGCGAAGGACCTCGACGCGGTGGTGATGGTCCTCTTTTATCACGACACGGTCTGGATGAAGACGGACCGCGACAAGATGAACAAGAACATCTTCAATGCCCTGCGCTCGGGCGGGGTGTACGGGATCGTCGACCACAGCGCGAAGGCGGGCGCCGGGACGTCGGAGGCGCAAACGACGCACCGGATCGAGGAGAAGGTGCTGCGCGAAGAGGTGGAGCGGGCAGGCTTCAAGCTCGCAGGCGAGGCGAGCTTTCTGCGGAACGAGAAGGATACACGCGACTGGAATGCGTCGCCGATGAAGGCGGGGGAGATGCGCGGGACGAGCGACAGGTTCGTGCTGAAATTCGTGAAGCCCTGA
- a CDS encoding S8 family serine peptidase produces the protein MSPRIPLAFPTLPLLAALLAPPLARAAPPPSEVTFLDGGRPVTAERLGAPALDARGRALTPIRLRHGARSFRASIDPTAVVRLDPGGEAALARRGLRLVEPLMPSIGLWLVEDAEGHDDGLALAARLASPEARAEGVRDAVPNLYVHMERRGEPFIPDDPRFSGQWYFDEARMRMTEAWGLTQGDPGTTVVVIDSGCDFTHPDLQGKLDPGLDVVDGDDDASYDPAFSGAEHGTACAGIIGAATNNGVGIAGACPECRLRCVRMLSDEAAPLSAPIKAFDFALQTGAAVVSNSWGYVDPIPVPATLRDAIDHVFDSGRGGKGAVVVFAAGNDDRELGPEELNAVRGVLTIGAINQFDDKTFFTNYGASLDLVAPIGTLTTDIVGPGGLDPSDYTTNFGGTSSACPVAAGVAALVASAAPEKTSAEIVDLLVATARPAPYASPDEAGHDVVFGHGIVDPVAALTEALGGLEPAPNPPDPSAEEDAGCACRAGQASTPPSMSNLFYGVLLAGLVLRRRARR, from the coding sequence ATGTCCCCCCGAATCCCGCTTGCTTTTCCGACGCTCCCCCTGCTCGCCGCGCTCCTCGCGCCGCCGCTCGCCCGCGCCGCGCCTCCGCCCTCGGAGGTCACCTTCCTCGACGGCGGCCGCCCCGTCACCGCCGAGCGCCTCGGCGCGCCGGCCCTCGATGCCCGCGGCAGGGCCCTCACGCCCATCCGCCTCCGCCACGGCGCACGATCCTTCCGCGCCTCGATCGACCCCACCGCCGTCGTCCGCCTCGATCCGGGCGGCGAGGCGGCCCTCGCTCGCCGCGGCTTGCGCCTCGTCGAGCCGCTCATGCCCTCGATCGGCCTCTGGCTCGTGGAGGACGCGGAAGGCCACGACGACGGCCTCGCCCTCGCCGCCCGCCTCGCGAGCCCCGAGGCGCGCGCCGAAGGCGTGCGCGACGCCGTGCCGAACCTCTACGTCCACATGGAGCGCCGGGGCGAGCCGTTCATCCCCGACGACCCTCGTTTTTCGGGGCAATGGTATTTCGACGAGGCCCGCATGCGCATGACCGAGGCCTGGGGCCTCACGCAGGGTGATCCCGGCACGACGGTCGTCGTCATCGACAGCGGCTGCGATTTCACGCACCCCGACCTCCAGGGCAAGCTCGATCCGGGCCTCGACGTGGTCGACGGCGACGACGACGCGAGTTACGACCCGGCCTTCTCGGGCGCCGAGCACGGCACCGCGTGCGCGGGCATCATCGGCGCGGCCACGAACAACGGCGTGGGCATCGCCGGCGCCTGCCCCGAATGCCGCCTGCGTTGCGTCCGCATGCTTTCCGACGAGGCCGCGCCCCTCTCGGCGCCCATCAAGGCCTTCGATTTCGCGCTGCAGACGGGCGCCGCCGTGGTCTCGAATAGCTGGGGGTACGTCGATCCCATCCCGGTCCCGGCGACGCTGCGCGACGCGATCGACCACGTCTTCGATAGCGGCCGCGGCGGCAAAGGCGCCGTCGTGGTCTTCGCCGCCGGCAACGACGACCGCGAGCTCGGCCCGGAGGAGCTCAATGCGGTGCGCGGCGTGTTGACGATCGGCGCGATCAACCAGTTCGACGACAAGACGTTTTTCACGAACTACGGCGCCTCGCTCGACCTCGTCGCGCCCATCGGCACGTTGACGACCGACATCGTGGGGCCGGGCGGGCTCGATCCGAGCGATTACACGACCAACTTCGGAGGCACGTCCTCCGCGTGCCCCGTCGCCGCCGGCGTGGCCGCGCTGGTCGCGAGCGCCGCGCCGGAAAAGACCTCGGCCGAGATCGTCGATCTGCTCGTCGCGACCGCGAGGCCCGCGCCCTACGCGTCGCCCGACGAGGCGGGGCACGACGTCGTGTTCGGCCACGGCATCGTGGACCCGGTCGCGGCGCTGACGGAGGCGCTCGGCGGCCTGGAACCGGCGCCGAATCCGCCGGATCCTTCCGCCGAGGAAGACGCCGGCTGCGCGTGCCGCGCAGGCCAGGCGAGCACGCCTCCATCAATGTCGAATCTCTTTTACGGGGTATTGCTCGCCGGCCTCGTCTTGCGGCGCCGCGCCCGACGTTGA